One window from the genome of Sesamum indicum cultivar Zhongzhi No. 13 linkage group LG15, S_indicum_v1.0, whole genome shotgun sequence encodes:
- the LOC105177423 gene encoding SWI/SNF complex component SNF12 homolog, producing the protein MSANNNNPQKNIGASSPFGNSLPVNPSAQQQLGSGFPGQLQLSEAQMQALAQAQSKAEAQAQAHARARMFAAHAQIQAQWQAAQGLPFNQGHSGGIANLGSQSPSVSGAGSASAKRFPQKPPVHPPSFSPSTTASPLRTMDASAAARRKKQKLPEKQLQERVAAILPESALYTQLLEFESRVDAALTRKKIDIQEALKTPTYIQKTLRIYVFNTFANQIRTIPKKPNAEPPTWTLRIVGRILEEGVDPDQAAMMQNPSSSYPKFSSFFKRVTITLDQKLYPDNHLIIWDSARSPAPHEGFEVKRKGEQEFTASIRLEMNYMPEKYKLSAALTELLGIEVDTRPRIIAAVWHYVKARKLQCPDDPSSFNCDLPLQKVFGEGKIKFTAVTQKITPHLFPPQPIHLEHRIKLSGNSPVGTACYDVLVDVPFPIQRELNALLANTEKTKEIDACDEAICAAIRKIHEHRRRRAFFLGFSQSPIEFINALIDSQNKDLKLVSGEASRNAEKERHSDFFNQPWVEDAVIRYLNRKLPGDAPGNT; encoded by the coding sequence ATGTCTGCTAATAACAACAACCCTCAAAAGAATATTGGGGCTTCATCCCCTTTCGGAAATTCTTTGCCCGTGAATCCATCTGCGCAGCAACAACTGGGATCTGGATTTCCGGGACAGCTTCAGCTTTCTGAAGCTCAGATGCAGGCCCTCGCCCAGGCTCAATCAAAGGCTGAGGCTCAGGCTCAAGCTCACGCCCGAGCTCGAATGTTTGCAGCCCATGCACAAATTCAAGCCCAGTGGCAAGCTGCTCAGGGCCTTCCATTCAATCAGGGTCATTCTGGGGGCATTGCGAATTTGGGTTCACAATCTCCCTCTGTTTCAGGTGCTGGAAGTGCCAGTGCCAAAAGGTTTCCACAAAAACCACCTGTACATCCGCCAAGCTTCTCACCTTCCACCACAGCCTCTCCATTGAGGACAATGGACGCATCAGCTGCTGCTCGGAGGAAAAAGCAGAAACTTCCTGAGAAACAGTTGCAGGAAAGAGTTGCAGCTATTTTGCCTGAGTCTGCTCTCTATACTCAGCTTCTTGAGTTCGAGTCTCGAGTGGATGCTGCTTTGACAAGGAAGAAAATTGATATCCAGGAGGCTCTAAAGACACCAACCTATATACAAAAAACGCTCcgcatttatgtttttaacaCTTTTGCGAATCAGATACGCACCATTCCTAAGAAACCAAATGCGGAGCCGCCTACATGGACTCTTAGAATTGTAGGGAGGATCTTGGAGGAGGGAGTGGATCCTGACCAGGCTGCCATGATGCAGAATCCGAGCTCTTCATATCCAAAgttctcttcatttttcaagagAGTCACAATCACTCTGGACCAGAAATTATATCCTGATAACCATTTGATTATATGGGATAGTGCTAGATCACCTGCTCCTCATGAAGGCTTTGAGGTCAAAAGGAAAGGGGAACAAGAATTTACTGCTAGCATAAGATTAGAAATGAACTATATGCCTGAGAAATATAAGCTTTCTGCAGCTTTAACGGAGCTTTTAGGCATTGAGGTTGATACTCGACCAAGAATCATTGCGGCAGTATGGCATTATGTCAAGGCTCGAAAGTTGCAGTGTCCAGATGACCCATCTTCTTTCAACTGTGATCTACCGCTTCAAAAAGTATTTGGGGAAGGCAAGATCAAGTTCACAGCAGttacacaaaaaattacaccCCACCTCTTTCCTCCTCAGCCCATACATTTAGAACACAGGATCAAACTCTCAGGAAATAGTCCTGTTGGAACTGCATGCTATGATGTATTAGTTGATGTACCCTTCCCTATACAGAGGGAATTGAATGCTTTGTTGGCCAATACTGAAAAGACCAAAGAGATTGATGCCTGTGATGAAGCAATTTGTGCAGCAATAAGAAAGATCCACGAGCACCGGCGGAGAAGGGCattctttcttggatttagTCAGTCACCCATAGAGTTTATCAATGCCCTGATAGATTCTCAAAATAAGGATCTGAAGCTTGTTTCTGGGGAAGCAAGTCGCAATGCAGAAAAAGAACGCCATTCAGATTTCTTCAACCAACCCTG
- the LOC105177422 gene encoding F-box/kelch-repeat protein At3g27150 isoform X1, which yields MKIRRIFGFGIVKSMAAGSNIADEEEEEGFDERAARAFQHHQFDLNISYSDWITVDISAPKRIRMSKNEDGSNQSGSGCGGADGFSIEEPQDADYPRISSLSYDLESRIFARFPISEFWKLCFVNKRCWGLLKSGELYNIRREIGFKEPSIFMSATGQSTWWAFDREFKSRRKLPLLPSDVCFINGDKESLCAGTHLLVSGKELDGLVVWRYELVKNKWYKGPSMITPRCLFASATCGSYAYVAGGMAVELNGEVLYDKAEKYNPESRSWEPLPTMKRRRKLCAGCYMDGKFYVIGGRDEAGGLTCGEFFDETKNQWELIPDMLIDDPVQSSHSPPLVAVVNNELYSLEASSNQLKVYLKKTNTWKQLGTVPVRADCNNGWGVAFKSLGNELLVIGASSVSSTNNMAIYTCCPDSDSNELQWRSIDTARNRFRDFILTCCVMVA from the coding sequence ATGAAAATTCGGAGGATTTTTGGTTTTGGAATTGTTAAATCAATGGCTGCAGGAAGCAATATAgctgatgaagaagaagaggagggtTTCGACGAACGTGCTGCGCGTGCATTTCAGCATCACcagtttgatttgaatataAGTTACAGTGATTGGATCACAGTTGATATATCTGCCCCCAAGAGGATTAGGATGTCCAAGAACGAGGATGGATCCAATCAGAGTGGATCTGGTTGTGGTGGTGCTGATGGTTTTTCTATCGAAGAACCTCAGGATGCAGATTATCCGCGCATTTCATCTCTTAGCTATGATTTAGAGAGTCGAATTTTTGCTAGGTTCCCAATATCCGAGTTTTGGAAGTTATGCTTTGTCAACAAGAGGTGTTGGGGTCTTTTAAAAAGTGGTGAGCTTTACAATATTCGGAGGGAGATAGGATTTAAAGAGCCTTCCATTTTCATGTCTGCAACTGGGCAAAGCACTTGGTGGGCATTTGATCGTGAATTTAAGTCTCGTAGGAAGCTCCCGCTTCTTCCATCAGATGTTTGTTTCATTAATGGAGATAAAGAATCACTTTGTGCCGGCACTCATCTGCTTGTTTCAGGCAAGGAGTTGGATGGTCTTGTGGTTTGGAGGTATGAACTGGTGAAAAACAAATGGTACAAGGGTCCCTCTATGATAACCCCAAGATGCTTGTTTGCATCAGCAACTTGTGGTAGCTATGCTTATGTGGCCGGCGGGATGGCTGTGGAGTTGAATGGTGAAGTATTGTACGACAAGGCCGAAAAATACAATCCGGAGAGCAGGTCATGGGAACCGCTCCCGACGATGAAACGGAGGAGGAAGCTTTGTGCTGGCTGTTATATGGACGGCAAGTTCTACGTGATTGGAGGTAGAGACGAAGCTGGAGGACTAACGTGTGGTGAATTCTTTGATGAGACAAAAAACCAATGGGAACTTATACCCGACATGCTTATAGACGACCCTGTGCAATCGTCCCATTCCCCACCTCTCGTTGCAGTAGTAAATAATGAGCTTTACTCACTCGAAGCTTCCTCCAACCAGCTGAAGGTGTACTTAAAGAAGACCAATACATGGAAGCAGTTGGGGACTGTGCCGGTGAGAGCGGATTGCAACAACGGCTGGGGAGTTGCGTTCAAGTCTTTGGGAAATGAACTCCTTGTAATAGGAGCATCTTCTGTTTCTAGTACTAATAATATGGCCATTTATACTTGTTGCCCCGATTCTGATTCCAATGAGCTGCAGTGGAGGTCTATCGACACTGCCAGAAACCGCTTTCGCGACTTCATCTTAACTTGCTGTGTTATGGTAGCTTGA
- the LOC105177422 gene encoding F-box/kelch-repeat protein At3g27150 isoform X2: MSKNEDGSNQSGSGCGGADGFSIEEPQDADYPRISSLSYDLESRIFARFPISEFWKLCFVNKRCWGLLKSGELYNIRREIGFKEPSIFMSATGQSTWWAFDREFKSRRKLPLLPSDVCFINGDKESLCAGTHLLVSGKELDGLVVWRYELVKNKWYKGPSMITPRCLFASATCGSYAYVAGGMAVELNGEVLYDKAEKYNPESRSWEPLPTMKRRRKLCAGCYMDGKFYVIGGRDEAGGLTCGEFFDETKNQWELIPDMLIDDPVQSSHSPPLVAVVNNELYSLEASSNQLKVYLKKTNTWKQLGTVPVRADCNNGWGVAFKSLGNELLVIGASSVSSTNNMAIYTCCPDSDSNELQWRSIDTARNRFRDFILTCCVMVA; this comes from the coding sequence ATGTCCAAGAACGAGGATGGATCCAATCAGAGTGGATCTGGTTGTGGTGGTGCTGATGGTTTTTCTATCGAAGAACCTCAGGATGCAGATTATCCGCGCATTTCATCTCTTAGCTATGATTTAGAGAGTCGAATTTTTGCTAGGTTCCCAATATCCGAGTTTTGGAAGTTATGCTTTGTCAACAAGAGGTGTTGGGGTCTTTTAAAAAGTGGTGAGCTTTACAATATTCGGAGGGAGATAGGATTTAAAGAGCCTTCCATTTTCATGTCTGCAACTGGGCAAAGCACTTGGTGGGCATTTGATCGTGAATTTAAGTCTCGTAGGAAGCTCCCGCTTCTTCCATCAGATGTTTGTTTCATTAATGGAGATAAAGAATCACTTTGTGCCGGCACTCATCTGCTTGTTTCAGGCAAGGAGTTGGATGGTCTTGTGGTTTGGAGGTATGAACTGGTGAAAAACAAATGGTACAAGGGTCCCTCTATGATAACCCCAAGATGCTTGTTTGCATCAGCAACTTGTGGTAGCTATGCTTATGTGGCCGGCGGGATGGCTGTGGAGTTGAATGGTGAAGTATTGTACGACAAGGCCGAAAAATACAATCCGGAGAGCAGGTCATGGGAACCGCTCCCGACGATGAAACGGAGGAGGAAGCTTTGTGCTGGCTGTTATATGGACGGCAAGTTCTACGTGATTGGAGGTAGAGACGAAGCTGGAGGACTAACGTGTGGTGAATTCTTTGATGAGACAAAAAACCAATGGGAACTTATACCCGACATGCTTATAGACGACCCTGTGCAATCGTCCCATTCCCCACCTCTCGTTGCAGTAGTAAATAATGAGCTTTACTCACTCGAAGCTTCCTCCAACCAGCTGAAGGTGTACTTAAAGAAGACCAATACATGGAAGCAGTTGGGGACTGTGCCGGTGAGAGCGGATTGCAACAACGGCTGGGGAGTTGCGTTCAAGTCTTTGGGAAATGAACTCCTTGTAATAGGAGCATCTTCTGTTTCTAGTACTAATAATATGGCCATTTATACTTGTTGCCCCGATTCTGATTCCAATGAGCTGCAGTGGAGGTCTATCGACACTGCCAGAAACCGCTTTCGCGACTTCATCTTAACTTGCTGTGTTATGGTAGCTTGA
- the LOC105177419 gene encoding uncharacterized protein LOC105177419, whose translation MATSSIANLFSFFAPSKPPPPSPTSPPKFPPSHLSATAAPSASSSHPGLAPLVLSNEAQSLPSCSADVMSVVCPSLAYANTMFFRSAYNVQVIVDDNEPEEKLLGRFRREVMRAGVIQECKRRRFFENKQDEKKRKSREAAKRNRRRRPQARTGPQDRQETSQNKKGNDDEDNWDLPEGDLPY comes from the exons ATGGCTACCTCATCCATAGCtaatcttttctctttcttcgcCCCCTCAAAACCACCGCCACCATCACCCACTTCTCCGCCCAAGTTTCCGCCGTCTCACCTCTCCGCCACCGCGGCGCCATCCGCATCAAGTAGCCATCCTGGATTGGCCCCGCTGGTCTTGTCCAATGAAGCTCAGTCGCTGCCTTCCTGCTCAGCTGACGTCATGTCAGTGGTGTGCCCCTCTCTCGCCTACGCGAACACGATGTTCTTCCGTTCTGCGTACAATGTTCAGGTGATTGTGGACGATAATGAACCGGAGGAGAAGCTGCTGGGGCGGTTCAGGAGGGAGGTGATGCGTGCTGGCGTCATCCAGGAGTGCAAGCGCCGTAGGTTCTTTGAGAACAAGCAGGATGAGAAGAAACGCAAGTCTCGCGAGGCTGCGAAGCGCAATCGTCGCAG ACGTCCTCAAGCAAGAACAGGACCACAGGATAGGCAAGAGACTTCTCAGAACAAGAAGGgaaatgatgatgaagataacTGGGATCTTCCTGAAGGAGACCTCCCCTATTGA